tcctcgggaggctgcaaagcttTCGCATCGTTGACCATTGTCGTTAGttgccgcgtgcaggctctccagtccaatcacaggcctgtacattgcctcccggtttacctgagcattcatgcgAGTTTTAGACAGCTTTCGTAGATTCGTTCCAACTGTGCGTAAAAAGCTTCCTTCtcctcatcgggtctcgtctcatgtgggcagtgcacgttgatgatgctgtaattgaagaaacggcccttcaATACACACATCTTATCACTgcttggctgccacccaatcacgcgctggcgcatcttgcccaatactacaaatcccgttcttaGAGCGCTGGTTGTAGTGGCCGCTCTATACCCGCCTTTTCACAACTTCtgccccgtccaacaaagttcctgcagcacTACgatatcgaagccgcggatttgaagctcatcatgtagcattcggtcgtatcctgggaagccaagtgatttgcagttccatttgccaagcttccaatcttaGTCCTTTGTCgcctaggtctttgccgattattctccTGCGCATTTATATCCTGATTGTACGTAacatgtgttttccgggcggcttgttaggcctgcaccaaccttctgtctcgccggagggccatcgtgtcagcactgttaagagttccacactgacacaaggacggaaTCAGGCGcttctaacatggagaacagacgctcgggtaggctcgctctatGTAAAGAGATCGCTAGccactcccccccccccccccccctcctcccCTGTCCAAATTCCAAGGTCTAACCGAAGGTTGATTGCCTGATCCTGCCTGTGTAGTAGATTTTTAATTCCACAAGGAAATTAAATATACTACAGCAATAGTACGTCAAGTCGAAGTACTTGACCTATTTGATggattttcaatattgtttGCATATTAGGAgttattacatacaaaccaattcgcactTCTCATTCTGCTTCTAACGCAGAAGGTGATAGCAGCCAGCCTTcgacgttctattgaccaaatgtcatcatagaccccacagggaggcatgagatagaaaCTTGTGAGcatttagttattagttattgcaTCTTTTGATGACCTCGATATCAGGCGGTAGTCATTCTCCAACACCGAAAAAATGAAGTGACAAAAGGTTTGATATGTTTTGCTGATTGtgataaaaatattaattattttatttcttctatAAAATAATTAATCTCTAATCGCAGTAACCTCGGGCAATTACTAGTTAGCGCTTGTAGTAGCGCGCAGCGACTTCTTCGGCCCATTTCTCGGCATGAACTGTCTTTTTGTGACTGTACATATTCGAGCTGGAGTTGGACGTTCGCGGGCAGTACGGGCATTGATACAACACTGCTCCAGTATGTGTTGCTTCGTGTTCCTAGAAAAACGTTTTAGAAACGGAATTAACGAAACCATCATCTTACCTTCAACCGCAGCGGTGTTCTACACTCTTTTTCGCAATACGAACATTTCAGCATAGGTCGCTTGGAATGGTGAAAGTTTTTGTGTCCCATAAGTGCGGCTTCATTAACAGATTCCTTACCACAGATGTCACACTTCACCGGTCCATTGGTGTCGTAACAAATTCGCTTGTGTTTCGAGTAACTGCCCTTGTTGATTAGCCTGCCAACAAGAAATCAcgattgattgaaaatcgaaccttaaaatattttcgaaactaAAACTTTTACCACTTTTTGCACTTCTCACACTGGATCTTCAGACTGGTCAATCCTTCCTGTGTATGGGTTAAACGATGCTCCTCGAGGGCGGCCCGATGTGCAAACCCTTTGGCACACACGTCACATACCCAATCACTGATAGCACCGTGCTTCCTCTGCTGGTGTACTTTCAAGTACATTGCATTTGAATACGCTCTGTTGCACAACTCACAGAAGTGACTCTTTCGCTCCTTGCTCAAGTGAGTGTCCATATGCTTCTTCAGTAGGTAATCTTTCACAAAGGCATCCCCACATATCTCACATTTAAAGGGTCGCTCGGAAATCGGTGTGTGAATTCTCCATCTGTGGCTCTGCAGGGCAGAACTGTCAGCGTAATTTTTTCCACAAATGTCACAACGGAAGTGATCCGGGTTCTGATGTCGTAAGCAGTGTTCGTATAACTGTTCTCTGCTACCGAACCGACGGTCACAGCAGTCTACTGTATATGAATTAATTCCGTGTTGTTTTAATGCATGATTAACCAATTCCCTGAAAGTTTCTCCCAAAAAATCACACTGAGGACAATTTAAAGAGACAAATTTCCGAATCAGTTCGTCTTGTTGTGCGATTTCAACAGCCGGCCGTTTTGTTTTGGCCGTAGACGATCGCTTAGGCAGCTTTTGTTCCTGAGCAGACTGTTTCGCTTGACGATTGTGTGTTATCATGTGATTTCTTAAATTTTGTACTCTCAGAAAGTACTTATTACAGATCGTAcagtaatgattttttttctcaaccaCCTCATGCCATTTTATGTGACTATTAAGCAAACATTCCGCAGCGAATGCTTTCGAACAACGGTCACATTTGAAACGTTTTTGTTCCTCCGGTGTGTGAACCAGAAACATGTGGCTTTCGTAACTTTCCTTATCTCTTAATGTACATTTACACTCTAGACACGTTGTTGCTTTGGTCTTGCTGTTTTTCTCTATTGCAGGTTTATGTTTTTTCAGATGACTTGCGAGTCCTGTTTTGGTCGACCATTTGCGCTCGCAGCAGAACACGTATCCGTTTGATTTGTGAACCTGTTTGAAATGCACCATCAGTCGATAGAATGATTGGAACGTATTCTGGTTAGCCACCACGTCCGATTCAGAACACTTATCGCAAACAAGATTTATGTGCTTTTGTATAAGTTTGTCCAGTTCACCATTCTCGTTATTTAGTTTCCTAGGAGTCTTGATCGCACGTTCAATAATAAATCGTTTACTTTGACTAGCTGAAGCAAAAGTTTCTTCCTCCTGTTCTTGTTTAAGGGTTGACTGATTGCCATCGTCCGAAATGCGATCGTCACCTGTACAATCTACTGTTTCCTTGTTCAATTCTGCCTTTTGTTTTTCGCCGAGAATTGGAGTATCGGTTCCAGATTTACTGAAAAGAACAAATGTATTCTTGAATCGATTGTCCGTATCATTGGAGAATTTTGCAGAACTTCAAATAACCAACCAACCTACTGCTTTGGGTATCAACCGATAGTATGTCCACCTTCTGATCTACTTGTTCCTCACCATCAAATTCAGCAATACTGTCTTCCATCTTGACTTCCACCAACAGTAACTGAGAGCTATGCACCTTTTCCACGTTGCAGTAGAATTTATGAAACTCATCAATTTTTTCCCAACAACTAGTACACAGTGCTCGATCCCGGTATTCATCTATCTGTGGAACAGTTCAATTAATTGAGTATTTCGCGGTGAAAACAAACTGATCACATACAGTAAACCAAAAATGTTTGACGAAAATTTCCTCTACACTTTCGTCTTCGTCTTGGATTATGCGGATTAAGCTGTCACTCTGCCGAAAACAAGTGAAGCAGTTTTCTAGTTCTGCCTTGAACATCTTCCTGTTGGGTTGACTGAACTAAATGACTTTGTCTATGTAGCGGTCGattaaaaaattacaaattgtacagtaaaacacaaaatatttttttttcactcaatcGAATGTTTTTTGTAGACatagaatcaacataatttgtgATTTTGAACAGCTACATTTTCTTTACAAGCAGACCAACTAATATTTCTACTATTGATGGGGTCACTTAAATTCCGAGAAATtgaaacaataaatttttgggGTTGGTAGCTGTCATTAATGATCTAATTGATGCAgaaattatgtcgttttcgcttgataaacCTGaaattgattcgggtagtttCATCAGACAAACAATTTTCACGAAATTGAGTTGACTCGAATTTCGGCGTTCAAACTATAGTTTCAGACTAAACGTTTTGTCAGCAGTTGGGGTGGAACCCGGGATAGCTttgacatcaagcgaaaacatTAGACAAACTGAAGATGAACATCGGAAAAGGTCCTGACGTTcagaatgacagtttctctttgtttactttcacttCCAATTATTATGGTACGATCGGCAAACCTTTTGTCTGCAACTCCACAtggaataataataacaattattAACTTTtgatctgcactgaagaaatttttggaaaattcagATATAATATATCATGAATCAtccactcaggcaaaaaatatatggaatttcataatgatttcgtatgatttttagccacaagaatatcgtaagcgaaccataagaccgccttatgaaatcccgaaaataggaattccaataaaacgccttatgaaattcatacggaatttttaggaacattatgcgaaatttctatgataaacataacttctctcatatcttgtgaagttcataagttgttcgtatgaaaactataatagtgatagataagatgtatattgcagaggtatatttttcatatttatcttatgaaattatgattttggtgatttttgatgcatcataagatttgccttatgattttcactactcaatttgcttgaGTGTCACATTATCATATTATGTCGTGataatcgaaaaagaaagtGAACAAgaaaaaactgttattttaacatAGGACTTATTCTAATGTTAATCCAGAACCGGATTTTCTTGCGTGTACACCCTTAGTAGCCGCTACTTAATTTTGGGTAGaatcctacccaaaatcaacgtgCTACCATatttggcataaagtcgtttggcataatggttatttggcataatggttatttggcataatggttatttggcattatgatcatttggcataacagatcaacATGCTGCGTAAgagaatttgttttaatttactgcgatttttaaaggtctaatgcggctaagTTTCTTCGTATTTAATTACCTGCAGACTTAACTGAGAGATACCCCCTAGTTTTGTGtgataaaaaaacgcgtaactccggaaattcgcgtgaaaaataacttcaaaactaaagaaaaaaagttaatgccaaatatcttagaaatgtatgaaacgttccgacgacgacacgacctgccactcgtctataaaAACTgtgtcgtaaatttaactacccccccAGTAACTtgtaatgtcaaattgaaatcgttgaaaaaatattttcaactgGCGACCAAGAATAAACAAGTGTTGTTTCAAATAACGGTCACCTTCGCCGTTGCTACCGGTTTCAGCAATGAAAACAATATGTATAAATCATTTTAATTCCAATTCAAAGACTAGTTTTGGTGCgataaacgattttttttggtttcttgTCTGAAAATATTGAATTTATAAAGATTGTCCTAGTGTGGAAAAGAATACAACTTCTTAAATAATGTGGTTGTGCAGAATCAATTCCCCAGTGCATTTAATAGCGTAGATGTTGT
This genomic window from Malaya genurostris strain Urasoe2022 chromosome 1, Malgen_1.1, whole genome shotgun sequence contains:
- the LOC131425534 gene encoding zinc finger protein 62 homolog isoform X2; the protein is MFKAELENCFTCFRQSDSLIRIIQDEDESVEEIFVKHFWFTIDEYRDRALCTSCWEKIDEFHKFYCNVEKVHSSQLLLVEVKMEDSIAEFDGEEQVDQKVDILSVDTQSSSKSGTDTPILGEKQKAELNKETVDCTGDDRISDDGNQSTLKQEQEEETFASASQSKRFIIERAIKTPRKLNNENGELDKLIQKHINLVCDKCSESDVVANQNTFQSFYRLMVHFKQVHKSNGYVFCCERKWSTKTGLASHLKKHKPAIEKNSKTKATTCLECKCTLRDKESYESHMFLVHTPEEQKRFKCDRCSKAFAAECLLNSHIKWHEVVEKKNHYCTICNKYFLRVQNLRNHMITHNRQAKQSAQEQKLPKRSSTAKTKRPAVEIAQQDELIRKFVSLNCPQCDFLGETFRELVNHALKQHGINSYTVDCCDRRFGSREQLYEHCLRHQNPDHFRCDICGKNYADSSALQSHRWRIHTPISERPFKCEICGDAFVKDYLLKKHMDTHLSKERKSHFCELCNRAYSNAMYLKVHQQRKHGAISDWVCDVCAKGFAHRAALEEHRLTHTQEGLTSLKIQCEKCKKWLINKGSYSKHKRICYDTNGPVKCDICGKESVNEAALMGHKNFHHSKRPMLKCSYCEKECRTPLRLKEHEATHTGAVLYQCPYCPRTSNSSSNMYSHKKTVHAEKWAEEVAARYYKR
- the LOC131425534 gene encoding zinc finger protein 62 homolog isoform X1, with amino-acid sequence MSTKNIRLSEKKIFCVLLYNLKMFKAELENCFTCFRQSDSLIRIIQDEDESVEEIFVKHFWFTIDEYRDRALCTSCWEKIDEFHKFYCNVEKVHSSQLLLVEVKMEDSIAEFDGEEQVDQKVDILSVDTQSSSKSGTDTPILGEKQKAELNKETVDCTGDDRISDDGNQSTLKQEQEEETFASASQSKRFIIERAIKTPRKLNNENGELDKLIQKHINLVCDKCSESDVVANQNTFQSFYRLMVHFKQVHKSNGYVFCCERKWSTKTGLASHLKKHKPAIEKNSKTKATTCLECKCTLRDKESYESHMFLVHTPEEQKRFKCDRCSKAFAAECLLNSHIKWHEVVEKKNHYCTICNKYFLRVQNLRNHMITHNRQAKQSAQEQKLPKRSSTAKTKRPAVEIAQQDELIRKFVSLNCPQCDFLGETFRELVNHALKQHGINSYTVDCCDRRFGSREQLYEHCLRHQNPDHFRCDICGKNYADSSALQSHRWRIHTPISERPFKCEICGDAFVKDYLLKKHMDTHLSKERKSHFCELCNRAYSNAMYLKVHQQRKHGAISDWVCDVCAKGFAHRAALEEHRLTHTQEGLTSLKIQCEKCKKWLINKGSYSKHKRICYDTNGPVKCDICGKESVNEAALMGHKNFHHSKRPMLKCSYCEKECRTPLRLKEHEATHTGAVLYQCPYCPRTSNSSSNMYSHKKTVHAEKWAEEVAARYYKR